Genomic segment of Panicum virgatum strain AP13 chromosome 9N, P.virgatum_v5, whole genome shotgun sequence:
TTGTCAGTTTTTCTGTCCGGGCGAGGATTTGAAACAAGCATTAGAAGCATGCCATTCATAGGCTAGAAGCTAGATCGGTCATCCTTGAATAGACCGAGATGCCCTAAGGTGGGTTTGAAAATtggtatatatatatgctaaatCAATTTCTATCTAAATGGACTTTAGGCTTTTCTAGTGTTTCTACTCTACTGGAACAAAAATATTTGTACTCTAGGTTCCAGTGCTATAAAATACACATGTCAATTCTAGTGAAAAAATGTGAAAGTAAGTGCAATAAATCAATTTGCAATGTAAAGGTCGAAGAAAAGCTTGGCATGACAACCTTTTCTTGAGGTATTAGAGAGTCACCTCTCTCCCACTATCCTTGTTGTAGCCCCTCTCAAGAGTTAAATAATGCACCACCAAGCAATCTTGATGCCACAAAGCATCAAGAGCAACAAGTGTGGATTACTCATTTGAACCAACTTTAGGTTAACCACTTAAGCTGGAATGCTGTTGATTTTTGGATGTTTTCACTTGGTGACGAACTGACGATGGAACTCCAAATATGGGTCTGCTCATTCACTTGATATCTAGCAACCTCAAATGGCTGTTTCAACAACCAACAAGCCATCAAAAACTCCATTGTCGCACACAAAGCTGGGGGTTGATCTAGGAAGTAAAAGTAGAGTGGAGCTACATACCTTAAGTGCATTTCACCTACTATTTCTCGAAAATACATTTAACTTACTATTGCTACCAGAAATTTAGTATTTACAGTAAACATGATAAAtagggggtggggtggggtgtaATTCATGCTTCAAATGCAAGGAATAACCACATGATAATATAGTTAATTACTCATGTTGAACTAAAGACATAACTTTCGAGTTCATATTCATAAATTAGCAAATATAAAATGGGAACAGAAGAATATGCATCTCTGCGGAATATAAAATATTACTTTCCCCATGAAATATTTGTACCTAGTAGTCCAACTGAGAGTTTTGAATACCATGTTGCTTATACCTGTCTTatcaaattatttcaaaaatagCAGTGACATTGCATGATATGTAGTACTAGCAAAGTTTTTGGGCAAAAGCAATTTGCATCCCTCACTGTCACTTTCAACTACTTTGCTACTATTTTGTAGAGAGAATGTATGGAAAAATCTGGATTGATCCATGATGGGAATCAAGTCAATAGCATATCTAGTATCCCAAATACTCTTTGTATTCAAGATAAGATATCTGATGGAAAGCAGAATTGGTTGAAGGATGCCATTCTTCAACAATTCTGCACAGTTAAAGATAAATATGGGGTCAATAGTCATGCACCTGCGGTATTGGAAGATAAGTTCTTGCAAAATGTCATACAAGAAGACATTAGTTCTACCACACAAGGCCATGTGAGTTTCTCAATTTATTTCCTCTTGTATGGACTTTGTGAATTGCAGCTCTTGCAGCTATAAAGCATGTATAGAGTTGCATTTAATGAAACGTATAATTGATGTAGTTCTTTTGGCTATTCGTGAGTCATCAGGAACTTATTTCTACCTGTTACATCTACACATATTCCTCTATATACATGTGAACTCTAATAGATATTTCATAAGAGGTCAATATATATAGTTTCTTCACAACTCAATCCTCCGCAGAATTCACTTGCACCAAATACCTAGCTTCATTTTTATGCTATAATACTTGACAATAGCTGTTAATGTCTAGCTTCTGATTTATCATTAAAGAAATGGTGTTTTATCAAATTGGTAAAGTACAATATTGGTCTGGCATGTGGTTATTTGATTCTTAAATATTATCTGTTACTCGTTGACCATTACAAAGTTGCATTGATTTCATTCTATTTCCAATTTGTCTAGCCACATGAATGTGACCTATATGCTGGAATCAATGGCGTGAATGTGGTCCATAATATAATGTCAAGTTCCAAGCACACAGTGATGCTCTGTCTGTCTGCTTTATTTGGGAGCATTGTAATTTCAATTGTTAAAACTATTCACAAAAGAAGGATTCAATCAAACAAGCTGTGTGCGGATGAGAAAGTTCTCCAGATACCAAGTGCTGAAATAAGTCGGAAGTGGTCCAAGAGAGCTCTGCTTATTGGTGTCTTGCTTGGGCTTTGTAGCTCTATATGCATATTTTCATGCATGTATGCAGATGTTGTTGCTAGGGGAATTGAGAATCTTTCTAACATGTGCGATGAGAGAGCAAGGATGCTACAGGATCAGTTTAATGTAAGCATGAACCATGTGCATGCTTTGGCTATATTAGTCTCAACGTTTCACCATGGGAAGAATCAGTCTGCTATCGATCAGGTATCCTTCATGAATTCAATGTTGTCCTCCCATACACATGGTGAATAGCAAACTTTCAATATCGGTGCCATGTAGTAAGAGTGAAATAATAAATTTTAGACCAGATTGATGGGAAACATATTATGATGTGTAAGTGAACTCAGCTCCAGCTTAGCACCATTTGGTAATTAGTACTAGTTTCCGTTTCAGTTAACTCAATGTTGAGATTGCAATTTTGCTCAATATAACATTCATGTTATTATATTAACTTGTGCAAAGTCATATAATTCTTCTGATGATATTGTATTTACTGTACTCATGAAGTGATGAAGGAAACATAACTTAGGGAGCCATCTTAATTTTTGTTTGAAATGGGAGACATCTTAATTGCTGACACAGGCACACAGCAAGCAGAGTGTAACACCCCATCCTCCAAAGTCACACTGCCCAGCCCTTCCGAGGGGCGAGCCGCATACACATAGCACCCTGCATACACTTTTGTCATCGCTTCTTGTAAAAGGGTTAACCCGAAGGTAATATGGCTAGAGGATAAGGACTTATAAGTTGGCTCCACCCCTgctcaactagcaaggtggtaCTAAACATGTGCACGCAGCACTCATGGTCCACTACTAGGCCACATCCAAATTGGGCTGGATGTCACACAGAGCCACAAGAATTTTTGAATTGGGGAGCAAACAAAATTCAAAGATGGAATACATAGACTTCCATTTTAGTGAATAAGTGCCAAACATCTCATATGTCCTGACCACTTAAATAGCATTATTGCCTCCCAAGGATTATCTTCATTTATTTATAGTTAGGTGGCAACAACAAAGACCAGAAACTTGTTGTGGTTAAAAACTGGAGATAGCATTCAATTTACAAGTCGTCTGGTCCCTAAGAAtgtagaaagagaaaagaatgaATACCTGTGTCCAATGAGCAACTAATAGACTCTTTTAGGTGGAGAACCCGAAATAAACTGTATTACGAACCATAAAGGTGTTCTTAAAACAGTAGTATTTAGTTTAAAACAATATTTTGTATTTACTAATATATTTGTTTGCAAGGATAGAATCATGTTAGTTACGGTTTAGCCGTATGTTTTTCAATGATCATGGACTTTTGCTTGTAAAAACCCTTCCAGAAAACATTTGAGGACTTCACAGCAAGGACAACTTTTGAAAGGCCATTGATGAGTGGTGTGGCCTATGCACTGAAGGTATTACACAGTGAAAGGGAACAGTTCGAGCAACAACATGGATGGAAGATTAAGAAGATGGAAGCTGGAGATCAATCTCTTGTTCATGACTATAATCCTGAAAAGCTTGAACcatcaccagttcaagatgagTATGCACCTGTTATTTTCTCCCAGGAAACTGTGAAGCATATCATATCTGTAGATATGATGTCTGGGAAGGTGAGGATATTTGTAAGCATTTTTCTGTAAATCCCTTTCTCTTTGATCTATTCCCTCTGCTAACTTTGTTATGAAAATAAGAAATTTCTAACTCTTTCTAACTTTCAAGTGCTTAAGATGAAAAATGTGCAAAActttatctttttctttaaACTAGATATTGGTGCATAAAAACTACATTTTGACCATGATTGCAAAACTAGTATGAGCTGTTCAGTATCTTGTTCAATGGTCCATTTGAGTTAGGGCGTTATATTTCAATAAATCGTGGATATAGGTTCCATAGCATGTCCAAACCCCAGGTAATCTCTGCAGGAAGCCATGAATTTGTTCATCACTGTCTATAGCTGACATGTAGACCTTATCTTAATTTTATTTCAGATATTCTACCTCAGTAAATAGTTCTGGCACCTCTCTCTTTTCAACACAGTATAACAATTAAAGCTCTTTTGGTTATTGCATTTTTTCCCGTGTGAGTTAGTGCATTACATGTTGGTACAAAAACAACACAGGACCTGTAGATTGTAGTCTAGAAAAACTACACAGGCTTTTActtattctctctctctctctctctccatctgTCTCCTAACATTGGAACATTTGTTTCAGGAAGATCATGATAATATATTACGTTCCCGGGCAACAGGTAAGGGGGCTTTAACGTCCCCTTTTAAGCTTCTGAAGTCTAATCATCTTGGTGTGGTGCTTACGTTCACCGTGTATAAATATGATCTTCCTCCAAATGCGACACCAGAGGAGCGTATTCATGCTACAATGGGGTAAAATTTGTTTCCAAAGTTCTAGTCAAACTATAGGCACACCCTTTTGTGTTTTTCCCCTTTAGCAGACTTGATCTTAATCTTGTTTTTGACACTTGGCAGTTATCTTGGTGCCTCATTTGATGTTCCTTCTCTGGTGGATAAACTCCTAGAGCAACTCGCTAGCAAACAAAAGATAGTTGTTAAGTTATATGACACCACAAATCATACATCCCCTATTAAAATGTATGGTTCTGATTTCAGTTCATCTGGTGATCTGCAGCACATTAGTAACATTGATTTTGGTGACCCAACACGCAAACATGAAATGCATTGCAGGTACAAATCTTTTTGTGATCAGAATTTGTACAATACTTTTGCCCATCAGATGCGCTCAGTGCTCCCTGTTTTACACTTTCAGATTCAAGCATGAACCCCCACTGCCATGGTCTGCCATAACAATATCGACAGCTGTAGCTATAATTGTTTTGCTTGTTGGTCATATAATTTATGCAACTCTGAACTCCCTTGAAACGGCTGAACATGATTATAGGGTAATGAGAGAACTAAAAGGACAAGCTGAAGCTGCGGATGTTGCAAAGTCTCAGGTTCTTTTTGCATTTTCTTGtgttttcttttatcctttAGTTGTTATCTCCTGTGTGCTCTTCTCTACTTTTGTCGTCTGAGAAGATGTTGATTACCTTGTAGTTTCTAGCAACGGTTTCCCATGAGATTCGGACTCCAATGAATGGTGTTCTAGGTTTGTCCTTCGGAGATATATTACTACATATTATATTTATTTGTGTCTGTGTTTTCACAATAGACATGGTCAAATGATTTTTTTAACGAGGCTTTCTTCCTGAATCAGGTATGTTGCAGATGCTAATGGACACCGAACTTGATACAACTCAGCAGGATTTTGTTATTACTGCTCAAGAAAGTGGAAAGGCATTGATAAACTTGATAAATGAAGTCCTTGATCTGGCTAAGATAGAGTCAGGAAGGATTGAGTTGGAAGCAGTGCCTTTTGATATCCGTGATATTCTTGATAACGTGGTATCTCTATTCTATGAAAAATCACAGGTTAAAGGCATAGAGGTCAGTACTAATTTAAAAGCTGTAACTCTGAAAATATTTGTTTAACGACATGGGACCTGAAGTAATGTGTAATTCACTAATTCTTTTGTGAGGATAGCTGGCCGTGCTTGTATCTGATCAGGTTCCAGATGTTCTAATTGGGGATCCATGGAGGTTTCGGCAAATCATTACAAATCTTGTGGGGAATTCTATGAAGGTTAGATTCAGAACATTAGTAGCTTCCATGTTTAGCTTGCTGGCAAGTTGTAATTGTGTTTAGTCAACTGCACCACTTATACAATTGTACTCTGTAGGAAACATGACAATTTACTAAGTATTAATTTTGTGAGATTTTTAACTTGAGAATTCCTTACAGATTTGTAACTTAGCGATTCTCAAAAAACTATAGTTGTAGCCACTTGATATCGACTATAATTTTCATACCCAAATCGACTGTTGCATTTTGCATCCTTTTCATTTATGCAACCTAGGAATCATATGATCCATCTCTATCTTAATGTGCCTGCCTGTGAATACAGTTTACTGAGCGAGGCCATATCTTCGTTCAAGTGCATTTGGTCGAGGAAGTAAAGAGGGCAGGAAACATTTTTTATGACGTTTCTGCTCAGAACAGAGAGGTTTTGGATGATCACGACAACATGATATGGAACACACTAAGTGGGCTTGAAGTAGCAGATAGCTGGAAGTCGTTTGACAATTTTAGGATGTTCAAACATTCAAGTGGTGAAACAGATAGAATTAACTTAGTTGTCAGAGTTGAGGACACTGGCATAGGAATAACAAAGGATGCTCAACTGCGTATTTTTACACCTTTCATGCAAGCTGACAGTTCCACCTCACGGACATATGGTGGAACTGGAATTGGCTTGAGTATTACAAAACGTTTGGTTGAATTGATGGGTGGAGAAATAGGGTTTACGAGTAAATCAGGAGTTGGCAGTACATTTTCTTTTACTGCCATTTTCAACGAGAACAGAAAAAGTCCTGGTGATATTAAAAGATATTATTTCGAACCTACTCCATCAGGTTTTCAAGGAATGAGGGCTCTTATTATTGATGGAAGGAATGCACGTGCAAATATTACTGTATACCATCTGCAGAGACTTGGAATACAGTGCAATCTTGTTGCCACATCTGAATCTGCATTCTCAATGCTGCTAGAAGCCTGCACCTCAAGGTTCATTTCCTTTCTTGTGTAGCTTACTGTTAGATTCATCTCAACAACTTTGCACAAGTTATTTTGTTCAAGCGTTTTATAAGCTTCCGTCATCTTAACACATGGTGTAGCTATAATTTCTTGAGTTCATTGGGTTTCATTTCTTTGGATATTTGCTGTACTGTCGTGGTTCAGTAGTTTCTTATCAACTGAAGAAAAATATGAGAAACAGACTGAAACTTATTTTTGTTTGAGTTTAGAAGCTGAAATAGGGTACTTTGATTCTGAATCACTTGTGGATTGCTTCAGTTGTTACTACCAAATAGAATCAATATATAATGTTGCCCTTGTCACTTTTCATGTTGTTATGCATTTTCTTTTCTAAAAGTTGCTTATGACTTATTTGTTGGTGTCATTGATATTTTGCATGTTGGGCAGCAAAAGCAATCCGAACATGGTCCTTGTTGATACAGAAGCTTGGGGTAATGGTTCAGGTTTTGCATTTTGTCGTCATCTTGTAGATCTTCAACTAAAGGGCTCACACAAGTCTTCTCAACCCGTGCCAAAGATTTTTCTTTTGGGAAACTCAATAAGCCCTGCAGAGTCTGATTATTTGAGGTTGACAGGATGTGGTGATTGCATAAGGAAACCCCTCCGCCTTAGTACTATTGCTGCATGTCTTCGCAAAACCTTAGGGATTGGGGTTACAAGGCCACACAGTAGAGATCAGTCTTTGGTTCTTCGTAGTGTACTAACTGGAAAACAGATTCTGGTTGTGGATGATAATGCAGTCAATCGTAAAGTTGCAGCTGGTTCTTTGAAGAAATATGGAGCTGTAGTTACATGTGTCGACAGTGGAAATGATGCAATTGATATGCTCAAGCCACCTCACACATTTGATGCTTGCTTCATGGATGTTCAGATGCCTGAAATGGATGGGTAATCTTCCTTTCTAATACGTTACTAATAAAAGATTGTTATATGTTATATTGTTATGTACTTGGTGTGGATGTACTATAAGAAATTCAGTAAGTATAGGTCCTTTGTGCAGAAATCTCTCTTGCAACTTCTTTCAttggttcatcaaggaagtatgTCTTTAATTTTAGCTATAAGCTTCTTGATCTAGAGTGATATTTCGATAGTCAACTAAAGAAGCGACAAATGTATGCACCTCCTTTTATTATTAGGAAATTTGTTTTTCTCAAACACAatggagagctgcgtatcattaTATTAAAGAAGTATTGGGAAGCTAATGATCATAGGAGGATCGTGGGAGCATAATCTCTTGTTTTCACATTCAGTTCTTGGTAAAAAAGGATCACTGTAGCCTCATATGCTTAGTTTGCTTTCCTAGGGGTTATAACAAGTAGCACTTTGATCACTTGTAGATGCACTGTAGGACCCAACATTAACAATTTTTACCTTCAATTTCAGGTTTGAGGCTACGAGATTAATCCGATCCATAGAGAAAAAAATCAATGATATGATCCAGATGGGTGAAGTATCAGCTGATAATTATGGAAATAAGGCCCATTATTGGCATGTACCGATTTTGGCCATGACAGCAGATGTAATCCAAGCGACCTTTGAAAAATGTATGGAATGTGGAATGGATGGATATGTGTCAAAGCCATTTGACGAACAGCAACTCTACTCTGCTGTTGCTCATTTCTTAGAGACTGATACAACAGATCCAACTCCATAGGAGATATAAGGCCAGTTTGGATTGAACCCTGTGAGAAGTTGCCTTCGCCAGGAAGCACTCCCAGGAGTTTGATTCCAAATGCCTGGCAATGGATCGACCGGCCTGGGCGAGCACTCCCAGGCCAGGGTGACAGGGTGCCATCCAAACAGCTCAGTACTGGCCTGTGGCTTCAACACTGATCCAAGTTCTGCCAAAAGAGTGAAAGGTCCTTTTAAAGGTCAACAGATCCTGAAAAAAGCAGTGAGCTACGAAGTGCTAAGTCCAGATTCGACTGAGCTGCATTTTATCTGGTAATTTCCTCTACATATTTTTTAGGAGCAAGCTTATGCGATTAAGATAATACCACACGCAGCTCCACAAGCAAATGCACCTGCATTATTTATGGAGTGATGGAATTCGCTTGCATGCTCGGCATTCAAAAATCTACCACAATATCTTGtaccaaaaaaaagaaacctaTTATAATATTGACTTCCCAGGCGCTGAATGCGGATAAAGCATCTATTCTTTTACCACCTAAGTACTGATAATAAGCAATCTATGCACATCTTAATACAGCTACATAAAATATATTAGAAATGCAAATACTAGTTTGCTCTTTACTTTTTGGTGAAATTGCTGATTTGGTAATTTTAACTTTATTTTTAAGAAAACGGAACTGAAGGCCCAGTGCATATAGACCTTGCTTTAGTATAGAGAATACCCAAAACCTCGGCTCATCAAAAAATTGAACAGTGGTAACAATTCCTTCTGTAATGTTTCCTAAGACCACTTCATTGATTATCAAATGTTGTATTCTAGGTGTTTTAGAGGAAAACCAAGTTACAGCATGCTTCAACATTGAGTTCAATGACATCACCCCATCCCTTATACGAGAATGCGAGGGTCTTCAAACCTTTTCGGCATAGATCACAGAGGTCGGTTTCACCACGTCAAGCACACTATTCCAAGGCGTGTTGTATGGCTTAATGCAAACTGTTCAGAGCCAACTGCAGGTTGGAAAATACGGATTGTTGTATTGTATTCATCAATTTTGTGTGGGTTAGTAGGTCTGTAAATATTCTTCTGTACAGTAGCAATTAATGATTGATTGTATTATTAGTATTGTTGCGCTTGCACACTTGCGCTTGGGTTCTTGTATATAAATATCTCAGTATAAGTATCCAGTCATGATTACTAGGAGAATTGATCATTAGGATCGTCTAAGGCTTAGCAAAAGATGATGCCCCTACACTACCTTTATACAAAGGGTTTTGTATTTCTTTACCGTTGTATTTGTGTACTCCTTATCCGACTGTCTCCTCGGCCCTCGCCCTTCTAGTTTACTCTAGTTTGGTTGAATTGTCGTCGTACTTGGAGTTCTTCGGTGGATTTGGTGCTGTCGATCGCTTTGCTTGTTGCGGGTGGATTTGAAAAGGGAAAGCTCGCAGCCTCCTATTGTTTGCAGAGGTCATGCTCGCTAGTACTGATTCTCTTCCTGCCCTCGTGTGGTGGGTTTGAGGCGTGGCCGTGGCTGCGAAGTGCAAGGCGACTGGCGAGGCCGCGGTGGCAAGGCTGGGCTGACGAGAGGAGCGGCAGCCTCGGCCCTCTTCTCTGCCCTCTTCCCTTCCTCTTGCCGCAGATCCGGTGGCCTGAAGGTCTGAGCGGCACAGTCCTACAGTTGTTTCATGGCAAACTATAAATCCGCGACGTATTTTTCGTGAGAGTAAAAATCGTCACGAAAACTATGAATCCTGCCACAAAATTGTTTCGTGGCAGCTGCCCGTCACGCAGTAACTCTCACGAATACAACGCCACGACAATAGAGTATTTGTGGGGGTGAACCCTCACGAAAATAATTCGTGACGAGGACTCAGCCACGAAAATGAGCCATTGTCAGGTttccaaaatatttttataagagTTCATAGCTGCCAcgtaaatattttcatgagagTTCATAACCATCACAAAAATATATACACTGTCATGAAATACTTCAATTTTGTGAGTGCTGCATCGCCACGAAAACATGACACAACCAAGAAACCCTTCATTTTCATGAGTGTTTAAACCGACACGAAAATTCATGTAGATCTAACAGGATACATTTTTTCAATAAATGTTACAGCACACAATAATATAATTTGTAGGAAAAGATAAATGATCAATATCTCATACAATACGACCCTGTTCTGCTCCAGCAAcctccagccagccagcagtattttctgatggagagaataatggcttgtattcctccgaaccctagaagggtgggatatatagatcatatatatgggcctctagatgggcctctatacatgggctcacatatacaccaacaccccccgcagtctgaactaccggcgcagcggtgttcaagactggacaagaagagggtaaaaatagagtacaaagggcaaatacccccctgcagccacaactagccaccggctacgttgagactagagcgaaactccgagaaggtcgaggagggcaatcCCTTTGAAGAtatcagcaaactgggaggtagttgggacatggagtacccgaacatcgctgatggcgactctgtcgcgcacgaagtgtaggtcgatctccacatgcttcgtccgctgatgctggacggggttggtggagagatacatggCGCtggcgttgtcgcagtagacgagcgtgctcttggcgagcgggctgtggagctccgccaagagctgtcgtagccagaacacctccgccacgccgttagcgacagcccggtactccgcctcagcactggagcgggagacaaccggctgccgcttggacgaccaggagaccaggttacCGCCCAGGAAGATGGCGTAGCCgaaagtggagcgacgagtgtccgggcagccaacCCAGTTAGcttcggtgtagaccaccagcccAGCTCACTTATTATGTAGGCAGTGTCTGGGTTAGTTTATTGTTGTTTAATGTCACCCTTTCTAACAATTTGTGCAGGTAGCCTGCAGATTGTGACAGTCCAATTTTGTGTGACATCGTAACCCTCTAGGTTCGGTTAGGGGTAGGAGGGTTATAAAATGCTGTGATGGCTTGGCAGTCATATCAGACAACCATTTTGGACAGTTCTCCTAGTAATACTAGGATAACTAGGGTTAGACTAACCACATGCAAAGTATAGAATGCTTAGTAAATTGTATAACTAATGTAAGTACATTAGAGATGCGAGATGCTAACTTCTACCTAGCTCCCTGCCATTTATCTTTACTTGAGCTGAGTAaacttgtgtgtcacactacctttATCCAAtttttatcttacccctgtttatgcaattgaatattCCATTTCAATTAGTTCATTTGCCTATCTACACAATTTAgtcgccgccttccctgcggaaatataaataacATCCTGGAATACTCTCGGGTAATATGCTACACCGGtaattccgtgcgcttgcggaacgATCCATGGTTCATGAATAGCTTCGTTCTTAGTAATTGCTCTAAGAAATGTCacaagcatttctggtgccATTATCGGGTTCAAGCTAAATAATCCTATATCTAAAGTTGACGTTATGAAATAGCAACAAGGGGGAAGTTCTAGTGGTGGAAGATGACCCACGTGTGGAGATAAGGCTAGGTAAGGTgggacccacatgggatcttatgtgtgtgtgggggggtgGGATCTTGCGTTAACGATAAAGGGAGAGCTTGTGCgccagagaggagaggaggagaaggaagaggagagggTGGTGGAGGTGCTGGGAGGGAAagggtttgggggggggggggttcttgTTGGCATTGGAGGAGACGCCGGCGAGGGGGGAAGCTGGTGATGGGGTGGGGTAGGCAGAGAAGAAGAGGCGAGGAGCCGAGGGGGAAGTTCCAGTAGAGGAAGACGACCCATGCATAGAGATAAGGTTGGGTAAGGTGGGATCCACGCGGGATCTtcagtgtgtgtggggggggggagcgGGTGGTCTCGCGTTAACGATAAAGGGAGAGCCCTATCCGGCTAGTCAAGTCCTTAAAAATTTTACGTTGTTTCAACTCACCAAATTTGAacacttgattttttttcaactcACCGAATTTGAACACTTGATTTattaaggccagtctcaatacATTACCTAGAACAAAAACTTAGTAAGCGAGCTGGATGACTATCATAGAGATAAAACTCCTCTCACATCCATGAAACTCTACCTTCTCTCTTCTTATAA
This window contains:
- the LOC120687503 gene encoding probable histidine kinase 5 isoform X2, translated to MAPNGAGECGGGCRRGKAAHAGAGAMAGFVVCFLVVWAIGGCGRSSSGRVADEEGMLGQFNLSKSQLQALVSILSSEERECMEKSGLIHDGNQVNSISSIPNTLCIQDKISDGKQNWLKDAILQQFCTVKDKYGVNSHAPAVLEDKFLQNVIQEDISSTTQGHPHECDLYAGINGVNVVHNIMSSSKHTVMLCLSALFGSIVISIVKTIHKRRIQSNKLCADEKVLQIPSAEISRKWSKRALLIGVLLGLCSSICIFSCMYADVVARGIENLSNMCDERARMLQDQFNVSMNHVHALAILVSTFHHGKNQSAIDQKTFEDFTARTTFERPLMSGVAYALKVLHSEREQFEQQHGWKIKKMEAGDQSLVHDYNPEKLEPSPVQDEYAPVIFSQETVKHIISVDMMSGKEDHDNILRSRATGKGALTSPFKLLKSNHLGVVLTFTVYKYDLPPNATPEERIHATMGYLGASFDVPSLVDKLLEQLASKQKIVVKLYDTTNHTSPIKMYGSDFSSSGDLQHISNIDFGDPTRKHEMHCRFKHEPPLPWSAITISTAVAIIVLLVGHIIYATLNSLETAEHDYRVMRELKGQAEAADVAKSQFLATVSHEIRTPMNGVLGMLQMLMDTELDTTQQDFVITAQESGKALINLINEVLDLAKIESGRIELEAVPFDIRDILDNVVSLFYEKSQVKGIEVPDVLIGDPWRFRQIITNLVGNSMKFTERGHIFVQVHLVEEVKRAGNIFYDVSAQNREVLDDHDNMIWNTLSGLEVADSWKSFDNFRMFKHSSGETDRINLVVRVEDTGIGITKDAQLRIFTPFMQADSSTSRTYGGTGIGLSITKRLVELMGGEIGFTSKSGVGSTFSFTAIFNENRKSPGDIKRYYFEPTPSGFQGMRALIIDGRNARANITVYHLQRLGIQCNLVATSESAFSMLLEACTSSKSNPNMVLVDTEAWGNGSGFAFCRHLVDLQLKGSHKSSQPVPKIFLLGNSISPAESDYLRLTGCGDCIRKPLRLSTIAACLRKTLGIGVTRPHSRDQSLVLRSVLTGKQILVVDDNAVNRKVAAGSLKKYGAVVTCVDSGNDAIDMLKPPHTFDACFMDVQMPEMDGFEATRLIRSIEKKINDMIQMGEVSADNYGNKAHYWHVPILAMTADVIQATFEKCMECGMDGYVSKPFDEQQLYSAVAHFLETDTTDPTP
- the LOC120687503 gene encoding probable histidine kinase 5 isoform X1, whose translation is MAPNGAGECGGGCRRGKAAHAGAGAMAGFVVCFLVVWAIGGCGRSSSGRVADEEGMLGQFNLSKSQLQALVSILSSEERECMEKSGLIHDGNQVNSISSIPNTLCIQDKISDGKQNWLKDAILQQFCTVKDKYGVNSHAPAVLEDKFLQNVIQEDISSTTQGHPHECDLYAGINGVNVVHNIMSSSKHTVMLCLSALFGSIVISIVKTIHKRRIQSNKLCADEKVLQIPSAEISRKWSKRALLIGVLLGLCSSICIFSCMYADVVARGIENLSNMCDERARMLQDQFNVSMNHVHALAILVSTFHHGKNQSAIDQKTFEDFTARTTFERPLMSGVAYALKVLHSEREQFEQQHGWKIKKMEAGDQSLVHDYNPEKLEPSPVQDEYAPVIFSQETVKHIISVDMMSGKEDHDNILRSRATGKGALTSPFKLLKSNHLGVVLTFTVYKYDLPPNATPEERIHATMGYLGASFDVPSLVDKLLEQLASKQKIVVKLYDTTNHTSPIKMYGSDFSSSGDLQHISNIDFGDPTRKHEMHCRFKHEPPLPWSAITISTAVAIIVLLVGHIIYATLNSLETAEHDYRVMRELKGQAEAADVAKSQFLATVSHEIRTPMNGVLGMLQMLMDTELDTTQQDFVITAQESGKALINLINEVLDLAKIESGRIELEAVPFDIRDILDNVVSLFYEKSQVKGIELAVLVSDQVPDVLIGDPWRFRQIITNLVGNSMKFTERGHIFVQVHLVEEVKRAGNIFYDVSAQNREVLDDHDNMIWNTLSGLEVADSWKSFDNFRMFKHSSGETDRINLVVRVEDTGIGITKDAQLRIFTPFMQADSSTSRTYGGTGIGLSITKRLVELMGGEIGFTSKSGVGSTFSFTAIFNENRKSPGDIKRYYFEPTPSGFQGMRALIIDGRNARANITVYHLQRLGIQCNLVATSESAFSMLLEACTSSKSNPNMVLVDTEAWGNGSGFAFCRHLVDLQLKGSHKSSQPVPKIFLLGNSISPAESDYLRLTGCGDCIRKPLRLSTIAACLRKTLGIGVTRPHSRDQSLVLRSVLTGKQILVVDDNAVNRKVAAGSLKKYGAVVTCVDSGNDAIDMLKPPHTFDACFMDVQMPEMDGFEATRLIRSIEKKINDMIQMGEVSADNYGNKAHYWHVPILAMTADVIQATFEKCMECGMDGYVSKPFDEQQLYSAVAHFLETDTTDPTP